The genomic stretch TCTTGCTGTTATTTTGAATTTAGTAACATTCAAAGCTATATGTATATTTACATTGGTGATGTAGGTGACAAGTCTACCGCTTCCAAGATGTTGGATGATCACCTGAAGACGATTCTAGAGAATGTCCGCTTGGTGTATCTTctagaaagagaaggctgggatGCTACTCCTAACTGGGAAGATATTCTGTCCTTGGGAGAACAGCAGAGGCTGGGGATGGTCAGTGATTAAGACCAATATTTATTGACTTAAACAAATGAATATCTCTACCTTTGTGCTAAGTGGGAGAGCTGCTTTCTTTTCAGGCTCGTCTGTTCTTTCACTGTCCTAAATATGGCATCCTCGACGAATGCACTAAGTATGTCTCaatgtttttcatattttcgTTTCATTTCTTGAGCACACACTGTGCACACTTATGAAGAAGCTACTCTTTGCAGTGCCACAAGTGTGGACGTTGAAGAGCATTTATACAGGCTAGCAACCAACATGGGCATAACAGTTATCACATCCTCACAAGTAAGTATTCATCATACTCTTCTTATTTCGAGCTGGCAGTTCCCTTGCCGTAGCCCCTCGCAGTTTTTTTTTGTGTCTTTCCTGCTCATTCGTGAAATACGTACGTATGAGTGTATGACTGAGtccctctgttttttttttttttttcgcaGAGGCCTGCTCTGATTCCCTTCCATTCCTTGGAACTGAAACTCATTGATGGCGAAGGAAAGTGGGAGCTTTGTTCCATCCACCAATAACCAATGCCATCAGCTGATTTTCATCGTTAGCTACCTGTCAGTTGTACAAAGTACTGTTGTCACCAATTTATGCTTCATCAGAGGAGGCAATTACAAGTTGCAAAGCACATGAAGAGACTCGTCCACTCGGGGTGCAGAGTGTGTGACGGAGCCTTACTTTTTGTTGAagattttctctcttttttttctctccccctttgaatTTTTTTGCGATACAGAAGGGAGGAAGGAAATATACACCAGTCAGTGTTAGGAGGAAAGGTTATAGATGGGAACATTGGGGCTGCAGGCTTCAGCGGGATAGCATAGTACATAGTCCTAGCATGATATGTCAGCCTGATTGATTTTTATACGAGAGAGACACAGAATAAGTTGGCCGCAGTGACTGAAATCAAATGGTGGCGTGTGGAAATATTTATGGTCTGTATCAAAATGGACAAGGCACGAAGGGTGCCTTTGTAAATGACAACTAATTTATAGGAAattaatctctctctctctctctctctctctctctctcaaatcATACGTTGTCCATCATATATAGTTTGATCCGAAGCTGCAAACCATATTACTCTGTTGATGCAGAGCCGTCTAGTTTTGCGGTGATTGCCTCTTCTCAAATATAAAATGATGCGCGCTATATTGTTACAATGGATGACACGATGGATGAATCGGAGAAAGCAAAATGCAGTGCGTGCTAGTGCTGCACGCAGTGGTGGGTAGCTAGCGCTGCTGCGAGAGCAGGACGAGCAGGCCCTGTGGGCCGACGAGGATCTCGCTGAGGAAGCTGACGAGTCCAAACCAGACGACGGGCGTGACGTCGACGCCGCCGAGCGGCGGGATGAGCCTGCGGGTGACGGCGAGGAACGGCTCCGTGGGCGCGTACGCCACCACGTAGGGGAACTCCGTGACGGGGAGCCTCGGGTACCACGACATGACGATCCGCAGGATGAAGAGGAAGCCGAACGCCGACAGCACCGGCCCCGCCACGCCCGCCACCGCCTTCGCCGTCGCCGGGTCCAGGTCACCCAGCACCGCCACCGCGCGGTACAGGGTGTCCACCAGCGACGGTCCCGATTCCACCACCCCGGCGGCTGGTAAAGCTTGACATGGTGGTAGCGCTGCCGTGGCGactacggcggcggcggcgagcaggccgccgcgcgcgcgagCTCCCACCGTCGTTGGCTGCTTGCTTGGCGCTAGGTGCTGCACCGGGGCATTGACATTGCCTCTTTCCGAGCGGGGCTGTTTTGCACATGACAAGAATTGGACGTCGGTATGAATTAAGAATCGATCAGGGAAGATGGACGTGGGCATGGATCAAAGGAAGCAAGTGACCTTGGTGGTGGCCGCGACGGCGAGGCACCTCCATCTCCTAGCGGGTCGTCTGGCGGAGAAGATGGAAGAGACGGTCCTGGGCATGGAAGGCTTGGGAGCTACGAGCAAGGACGCCTCCATCTCCATGAGAGGCAATGGTGGAAGCAGCAGCTGCAGCTCCTGCCACTGCCTCTGCTTGGCCTTCTTGTGTTCGTTTGGATAAGGGAAAGAAAAGGACACCACGACAGGTGCGCGCCATCTTTGTACTGGGCCTAAGCCCAACCCAATAGCAGCAGAAGCAATGGCGAAGGCCCATTAGGAAGTAAAACCCAAAGCCAACCCTACGGCCCAACAATCCAAACACCAAACACCTTCGCCTTCCCGTCCCTTCCCCCGAGTCGCCACCGGACTTACACCGCCGTCGCCTCCGATGCTCTCCAGGATGCTGCCGCGGCTGCGCTCCTCCGCCCGAGTAAGCCACCCtccgcttctcctctctctctttccTGTTACCGACAACCGATGCTGCTTAGTGCTTTCGCTCACGCTTCGCCGCTCCCGTCCCATCGCGGGGACGCAGGTGTGCGGACAGgaacccgcggcggcggcgcgacggCTCTCCGCAGCTGAAGCCTTCGCTGAGTGTGAGGGCTCACTCCTGCGCCCTCTTCCCGGGCTGGACCTCCCGCCGTGCCTCCCCGACAACCTGAGCCGCAGTCCCACCCGGGTCACCACGCTCCCCAACGGCCTCCGCATCGCCTCCGAGGACATCCCGGTAATGCACAGCACACAGTCGCTGTACCGCCCGAAAATACCCCCCCCCTTTTTCTCCTGCTGTTCCTTTCTATTTTCTCCAGTGCGGGTTGATTCATTCTGAAGCTGCTTTGCGGGGCTCGTCTCCGGCAGGGTCCTTCTGCGTGCATCGGTTTCTTCGTCAACTCCGGCTCCGTCTACGAGTCCGGGGAGACCACCGGCGTCTCGCACATGCTGGAGAGGATGGCCTTCAAGGACACCAAGCACCGGAGCCACCTCAACATCGTGCACGAGCTCGAGCTTGCTGGGGGCAACGTCGGCGCCTCAGCCTCCAGGGAGCAGATGGTCTACAGCTATGATACGCTCAAGGGATACATGCCGGAGGCTCTCGAGATCCTCATTGACTGCATGCGCAACCCGCTCTTCCTCCAGGAAGAAGTCGAACGGCAGGTGACGATGGACTGGACTCGTTCCTCAGTAgatgccttttttttttggcgaTCGTGCGAAGCAAGTATTTGTTCTTCAGTAGATGCTCTCTCGAGTGCTTCAGTGTTTGGTCACTGATTTACTGTCGTCCTGTTTTGTCAGCTGGTCCTTGCTCGAGAAGAAGTCCAGGAGCTGCAGAAGAACCCTGAGAGGTTTCTTCATGAACAGCTTAACCTTGTTGGATTTTCGGGTGCTCTTGCAAATCCGCTAATAGCTCCTGAGGATGCCCTTGCGAGAATTAATGACAAAATTATTCAAAAATTCTATAGTGTAAGGTCACTTTTCCCCCCCTTTATTCATTTGATTTCTGCATTCCTCATAAGAATTGACTTACTGACCACACCTTGGCAGTATCAGATTAAACTAGTCAGCACggaacatatatatatttaagttATGGTAGGTACTTTGTCATTTAGGTTCATAACTTAATGTTATCAGTTCACAAATACTGCATAATGGTTCTTCAAGCTGTCTAATTTAATGCTGGAATGCAATTCTTACTACTCAGGTAACACACAAGAACTTATCAGCACTGAAATAGTCAGTATGCCTTGACTGCAATTGTAGAAAAGACTAAGAGAATGCTGCAACCATTTGATGCTAATGTGTTATTGCTCATGATACCATAGATAAGCCAAAATTACTAGCATGTCTTTGATCTATATGGTTATTTTTCTGTTTCCTTCCCAAAAATTGATGAAGCATTATTATACAAAAAGATTGAGAATAATGGTAATGGTATGTATGTAACAGGAAAATTTTACTGCTGATCGTGTGGTTCTAGCAGCATCAGGTGTTGATCACGAACACTTGCTAGGCTATGCAGATCTTTTGTTGAAAGATTGGCACAAGGGGACCCCAATAGAAAAGCCAAAGTCTACATATGTTGGTGGAGATTCCAGACACAAAGCAGATTCAGATGTAATATGATCTTTCCACTCTATATGGGCTATATATACCCCTTTTCATTTGGTGTTTTCCTTTTGTTCTAATTCGATGTACTGGATATAGTCTTCTCATCTTGCTGTCTTGCAGATGACACATGTTGCATTAGCTTTTGAAGTGCCAGGGGGCTGGCTCCAAGAGAGAGACGCTACAATTATGACTGTCATACAGGTGGAGCTAATGATTACGAGTTTTCTTGTAACTAGCTGGGGTACATTGATCCCAACTTCCTATCTAATTGTTAATCCATGAATCATACACAATAATTACATTTGGCAGACTTTAATGGGTGGTGGTGGTTCATTCTCCTCTGGTGGTCCTGGAAAAGGGATGCATTCACGGCTTTGTAAGTCCTGAACACTTGATGATTGTTCAACTCTTTAGATTGCGTAAA from Sorghum bicolor cultivar BTx623 chromosome 3, Sorghum_bicolor_NCBIv3, whole genome shotgun sequence encodes the following:
- the LOC8077425 gene encoding ylmG homolog protein 1-1, chloroplastic; the encoded protein is MEMEASLLVAPKPSMPRTVSSIFSARRPARRWRCLAVAATTKPRSERGNVNAPVQHLAPSKQPTTVGARARGGLLAAAAVVATAALPPCQALPAAGVVESGPSLVDTLYRAVAVLGDLDPATAKAVAGVAGPVLSAFGFLFILRIVMSWYPRLPVTEFPYVVAYAPTEPFLAVTRRLIPPLGGVDVTPVVWFGLVSFLSEILVGPQGLLVLLSQQR